A section of the Penaeus chinensis breed Huanghai No. 1 chromosome 17, ASM1920278v2, whole genome shotgun sequence genome encodes:
- the LOC125033961 gene encoding serine/arginine repetitive matrix protein 1-like: protein MPQKPRRKRKMIVVDEREPVGELPPPFPPRNVEVKEDVDMRKYYDLKKEIGRGRFGTVYLVTDKTTGQKFAAKFVNTKRNQDRANVEREVEIMKLLNAERPHPRLIQLYDAFDMDKEMCLVLEVVDGGELFERVIDDDFVLTEKACAIFMRQVCEAVEFIHSKNILHLDMKPENILCLSREGNRIKICDFGLARKYDPRKKLQVLFGTPEFVAPEVVNFEPISFGTDMWSVGVISYVLLSGLSPFMGHNYVETMTNVTHNKYDFSDEAFNCVSDDAKDFIEKLLVLDKSLRLTPAQCQRHPWLKAKKQVKRKEEEELERTKKNLKEFVERWNSHPNSPYLIGTPLTQLPPELQRIAREEGWSSRASFSSVIVAPPSPPPGELSDDDEDDDDDLDLSNKDEFSHYTFEQRQPSPKRLASQLEVKLSQLKEDNDGRKEKDQDKAGVENEKINKKASETLPSDKHKKDDNDKLSVSKPETKKENLEKERSKTPEITKKENEKNKKTEEKQETVAKSKDGEKPAGGLQKCSSTVFLDDPKKAYQEYQKMVNEAIKKKQEEKKALEERIRARQEELEREASKDYDWRKTKDKKDTRETKTSGTNYLKTKETANVADEKRSRGSKSPVSVYSSTKATDEQLDDHKQAYEDYKRRVSKSEKDAKKNEDTGKAKPREPLRRPEIIALQNEELGGSTARQRKKSLSRLDTGDSLSDRSSRGSTPKSPGLDGATSPKYDFDLEAGRSRSSTPTKQLKKQPSRDVPLQAKNADQEERPGTPVRQKPSRDVPMPYITVEGEDRYSRPRRGSRDITPDSPLPPHRKISAEERPPSRESRPGTPLSHRRPSRDVNISSGQLDRLVQASGLDSPELTADQPQMWPDLIVCPQGQDDEECQDYKDSLDVPIATLMKSPSGTLRQVPEVTILQTESKNLDSEGNSSDPTYVPNNKLVAWILDIGNVQNQRQAPFSTSDRVSQWEGKEPSPKPGDRSPREKSPRLRTRSPVPSDKHRDKSPAQPRTPFLCPLSREPSSVSLKSSGSSENACIQTPWGELKRSPSRSTLSKSPSFEVPSNKAKDGTDPGNGGFDDHMSVGSSTRSPSPRSYSKFHKQDSMEIPERKDSLTSPRLTGELPPKPPEKAQRSSKEENLNIRSQAKKDDWKSATLPRHAKLAKHGSTDSLKNYSTEKRSSLMSVEEGNTDSLKRKSKFPPSPNQKRKLGSCLLFSAQDRISQFENKQPSSRPPQRPITRTRSSMVFTSTAQENGLENRLSCDVNKNALTSSLNSSYTPSKSCNNTHVEFLRGRLLGKTTKTTGLPPGIIQNVDSVNNNNKRFSIGYARRDSIGYGNY from the exons GGGAAGATTCGGCACCGTGTACCTCGTCACGGACAAAACGACCGGCCAGAAATTCGCCGCCAAGTTCGTCAACACGAAGCGAAACCAAGATCGAGCCAATGTCGAGCGCGAAGTCGAGATCATGAAGCTTCTGAACGCCGAGCGACCGCACCCTAGACTCATCCAGCTCTACGATGCTTTTGACATGGATAAAGAGATGTGTCTGGTGCTCGAGGT TGTGGATGGCGGCGAACTGTTCGAACGTGTGATCGACGACGACTTCGTCTTGACGGAGAAAGCTTGTGCCATATTCATGCGTCAGGTTTGCGAGGCAGTTGAGTTTATTCACTCGAAAAATATTCTACATCTCGATATGAAG CCCGAGAACATCCTGTGCCTGTCTCGCGAGGGAAACCGCATCAAGATCTGCGACTTCGGTTTGGCGCGAAAGTACGACCCGCGCAAGAAGCTCCAGGTTCTCTTCGGAACGCCTGAGTTCGTTGCTCCGGAGGTCGTCAATTTCGAACCCATTAGCTTCGGAACCGATATGTGGAGCGTCGGGGTCATTTCTTATGTGCT ATTATCCGGTCTGTCACCATTTATGGGTCACAATTACGTAGAGACGATGACAAACGTGACTCACAACAAATACGACTTTTCGGACGAAGCCTTCAATTGCGTTTCGGACGACGCCAAGGATTTCATCGAGAAGCTTCTGGTGTTAGataaaag TTTGCGGCTGACACCAGCACAGTGCCAACGTCACCCATGGCTGAAG gccaAGAAgcaggtgaagaggaaggaggaggaggagctggaacgGACGAAGAAGAACCTGAAAGAGTTCGTCGAGAGGTGGAACTCGCACCCGAACTCGCCTTACCTCATCGGGACGCCCTTGACCCAGCTCCCTCCCGAGCTCCAGAGGATCGCCCGGGAGGAAGGATGGAGCTCGAGAGCCTCCTTCTCGTCTGTCATCGtcgcccccccttcgccccctccagGAGAGCTCTCGGACgatgacgaggacgacgacgacgacctcGATCTTAGCAACAAAGACGAGTTCTCGCACTACACGTTCGAGCAGAGGCAGCCATCACCAAAACGACTGGCAAGTCAGTTAGAAGTGAAACTCTCGCAGCTGAAGGAAGACAATgacggaagaaaagagaaagatcagGACAAAGCAGGCGTGGAAAACGAAAAGATCAATAAGAAAGCCAGCGAAACCCTGCCATCAGATAAGCACAagaaggatgataacgataagctATCAGTATCCAAAccggaaacgaagaaggaaaacctCGAAAAAGAAAGATCTAAAACTCCTGAAAttacgaagaaagaaaacgagaaaaacaagaaaacggaggagaagcaggaaactGTCGCGAAATCAAAGGACGGTGAGAAACCGGCCGGCGGGTTGCAGAAATGTAGCAGTACCGTGTTCCTGGACGACCCTAAGAAGGCCTACCAGGAGTACCAGAAGATGGTCAACGAAGCAAtcaagaagaagcaggaggagaagaaagctCTTGAGGAGAGAATCAGGGCAAGGCAagaggagctggagagagaggCTTCTAAAGATTATGACTGGAGAAAGACCAAAGACAAGAAGGACACAAGGGAGACCAAGACCTCCGGCACGAACTACCTGAAGACGAAGGAGACCGCTAACGTTGCTGATGAAAAACGTTCCCGTGGATCGAAATCGCCCGTGTCAGTGTACTCGAGCACGAAAGCGACAGACGAACAGCTGGATGATCACAAACAAGCCTACGAAGACTACAAGAGAAGGGTTAGTAAGTCGGAGAAAGATGCAAAGAAGAACGAAGACACAGGGAAAGCGAAGCCAAGAGAACCTCTCAGACGGCCGGAAATCATCGCACTTCAGAATGAGGAGCTGGGAGGAAGCACAGCCAGACAGAGGAAGAAGTCCCTCTCTCGCCTGGACACCGGGGATTCCCTGTCGGATCGAAGTTCTCGTGGATCGACGCCCAAATCACCGGGATTGGATGGCGCCACGTCCCCCAAGTATGACTTCGATCTGGAAGCTGGTCGGTCCAGGAGCTCAACGCCCACAAAACAGCTCAAGAAACAGCCCTCGAGAGACGTCCCTCTCCAGGCTAAGAATGCCGACCAGGAGGAGCGTCCGGGAACACCTGTGAGGCAGAAACCGTCGCGCGATGTGCCGATGCCGTACATCACagtggaaggagaggatagaTACTCCAGACCGAGAAGGGGTTCCCGGGACATAACGCCAGACAGCCCCCTTCCACCGCATCGCAAAATTTCTGCAGAAGAACGACCGCCATCTAGGGAGTCGCGTCCTGGAACACCACTGTCACACCGAAGACCCTCTAGAGATGTCAACATCAGCAGCGGTCAGCTGGATCGCCTTGTTCAAGCAAGTGGGTTGGACAGTCCAGAGTTAACAGCAGACCAACCGCAAATGTGGCCTGATCTGATTGTATGTCCACAAGGTCAAGATGATGAAGAGTGTCAGGATTACAAGGATTCTTTGGATGTCCCCATTGCAACCTTGATGAAAAGTCCAAGTGGGACACTACGTCAAGTTCCAGAAGTAACGATTCTGCAGACAGAAAGTAAGAATCTGGACTCTGAGGGGAATTCTAGCGACCCAACTTATGTTCCAAATAACAAGCTTGTGGCCTGGATCCTTGATATTGGCAACGTTCAGAATCAGCGCCAggctcccttctccacctctgaCCGTGTGTCtcagtgggagggaaaggaacccTCGCCCAAACCAGGTGATAGATCCCCAAGAGAGAAGTCGCCAAGACTCAGAACCAGATCGCCTGTTCCAAGTGATAAACACAGAGACAAATCTCCTGCACAGCCTCGAACACCCTTCTTGTGTCCGCTGTCACGAGAGCCTTCTTCAGTAAGTCTAAAGAGCTCAGGGTCTTCTGAGAATGCTTGCATCCAAACGCCCTGGGGAGAGCTCAAGCGGTCGCCCTCTCGAAGCACACTCTCGAAATCACCGTCCTTTGAGGTTCCTTCTAACAAGGCAAAGGATGGCACTGATCCTGGAAATGGAGGCTTTGATGACCACATGTCTGTTGGAAGTTCAACGAGATCCCCGTCACCACGTTCGTATTCAAAGTTCCATAAACAAGACTCTATGGAAATTCCAGAGAGGAAAGACTCCCTTACTTCCCCAAGGTTAACGGGCGAACTGCCTCCAAAACCTCCAGAAAAGGCGCAGAGAAGCTCAAAAGAGGAAAACCTGAACATCAGAAGCCAAGCCAAGAAGGACGACTGGAAGAGTGCTACCCTGCCTAGACACGCGAAGCTGGCCAAGCATGGATCCACAGACAGCCTTAAGAATTATTCAACTGAAAAGAGATCGTCTCTCATGTCTGTAGAGGAAGGCAACACGGACAGCctgaagagaaagagcaagtttcctccttctcccaaccAGAAGCGGAAATTGGGCAGCTGCCTCCTTTTCTCGGCTCAGGATCGAATATCACAGTTCGAAAACAAACAGCCGTCAAGCAGGCCTCCCCAGCGGCCAATCACTCGCACGCGCAGTAGCATGGTGTTCACCTCAACCGCACAGGAGAATGGGTTGGAAAACCGATTATCCTGTGATGTGAACAAGAATGCCCTCACCTCATCCCTAAACTCGTCTTACACCCCCAGTAAGTCATGTAATAACACTCACGTAGAGTTTCTCAGGGGTAGGCTCTTAGGTAAGACTACCAAGACTACAGGACTACCGCCGGGGATAATTCAAAATGTAGATTcggttaataacaacaacaagcgtTTTAGCATTGGCTATGCCAGGCGTGACAGTATAGGGTATGGAAATTATTAA
- the LOC125033960 gene encoding uncharacterized protein LOC125033960 — protein MTPEQCRKHSWIRNLGGQPKAELNKRNLRQYMSRRRWHTAVHTVTALRRMGANLSERREPTNQDFVKTKSSTELCGLERESLSSSGFSNSRSANELQSLESPTTEAPSRLAPVAEKETESSSPSLGNQSRSSCKKSKTVNNKDPPTAQPSQEQNKREVLYIEAKEALRRMAGQIPSSETSNSVCLDDHRQTKQRRNESPKSKDAPTSIKQRREKPPSQPVPRRPPSVTSSTRVPPVLELARRRSSGMTIQYPSTIGKPRLEAVEQAKVGPRSLVDQLLGQFKGMQSFSFAELRTTKGPATLANAVVSKPVFQFRMGRPINSGAVLEIAKKFMGFE, from the coding sequence ATGACACCCGAGCAGTGCCGCAAACACAGTTGGATCCGCAACCTCGGGGGACAGCCGAAGGCCGAGCTCAACAAGAGGAACCTGCGGCAGTATATGAGTCGAAGACGGTGGCACACAGCTGTTCATACGGTCACCGCTCTCCGACGCATGGGGGCAAACTTATCTGAGAGGAGGGAACCCACCAACCAGGACTTTGTCAAGACGAAGAGCAGCACAGAACTATGTGGTCTAGAGAGGGAGTCCCTTTCGTCCTCGGGTTTTAGCAATTCCAGGAGTGCCAACGAATTGCAGAGTCTGGAATCGCCGACGACAGAAGCTCCATCGCGCCTTGCCCCGGTGGCTGAGAAGGAGACCGAGAGCTCATCTCCTAGTTTAGGAAATCAATCAAGATCAAGTTGTAAAAAATCAAAAACTGTTAATAACAAAGATCCACCAACTGCACAGCCAAGCCAagagcaaaataaaagagaagtgcTTTACATTGAAGCAAAGGAGGCATTGCGACGGATGGCAGGTCAGATTCCATCATCAGAAACGTCTAACTCGGTCTGTTTGGATGACCACAGGCAAACGAAGCAGAGAAGGAACGAGTCTCCCAAGTCCAAAGATGCTCCCACTTCCATCAAACAGCGTCGTGAAAAACCGCCCTCACAGCCTGTCCCACGTAGGCCCCCGTCAGTCACATCTTCGACTCGCGTCCCGCCGGTGTTGGAGCTGGCCCGAAGGAGGTCCTCTGGCATGACCATCCAATATCCGTCGACCATCGGCAAGCCACGCCTGGAAGCGGTCGAACAAGCGAAGGTCGGACCGCGCTCGCTCGTCGACCAGTTGTTGGGGCAGTTCAAGGGGATGCAGTCGTTCTCCTTCGCCGAACTGAGAACGACCAAGGGCCCAGCTACCCTGGCGAACGCCGTGGTCAGCAAGCCCGTCTTCCAGTTCCGCATGGGCCGTCCCATCAACAGCGGCGCCGTGCTGGAGATCGCCAAGAAGTTCATGGGCTTCGAGTAG